In a single window of the Pseudoxanthomonas sp. F37 genome:
- a CDS encoding YhdP family protein: MPTPLRRRLRLARRGAVYGAAVVLVCMAVVLGIASQVLPLAERHPDRIAAWLSERAGRPVAFDAVKTRWTRRGPLLQLDGLRLGAGDSGVRIGQAEVLVSMYGGLLPGRSFTELRLRGLALTLQRADDGAWSVRGLPGQQQADGDPLSSLEGLGELQVIDGRLAIIAPSLGWDIRVPDIDLRLRVQGDRVRAGTRAWIRKDAAPLNVAVDFDRKAGNGRAYLDVVAEDIGAWAPLLRYAGVVAERGNGRVRAWTELRRHRVVLVTADAQLRQVGLRGVPLPASTAPTRLAFDQLEGRMRWRLVNGGWRLDAPRLRVGSAPAVQTLDGLVLAGGARYALLADEVDAAPLFAVLGLSDRVEPGLRRWLVQARPGARLARLALAGRRDGAMQGEGTLRDISFAPVGDAPGLSGLAGDFDGDAAGFRLKLDPASRMRFDWPRGFAVVHDVRLQGEVLGWREGQGWRVGTPALRVQGKDYAADVRGGLWFQGDGTRPWIDLAADLDDAPVPAAKGFWIHHKMSKVAVDWLNGALVGGMVREGRAIVTGDLDDWPFTRQNGRFEAVARIEGGQFKFQHEWPQVEQVHGDIAFIGNGFLLKARGMLADVAVPAFEAGIADFRQGDLKITARTDTDAGKLLAMLRQSPLRKSYADTLDHLQAKGPVAATFDLLQPLHADEQARRKLAGTVDLKGARLAEKRWDLVFENVRGKAKYDDGGFASGPLQVVHEGQAGVLGLRAGSGTRDRRQAFEADLSTVVDADRLLDRAPEMAWLKPYMDGRSSWTVGVEIPRSAAGRPQAPTQLNLTSDLVGTAMSLPAPLRKAPGSPLKTIVRAPLPMGSGQIDVAFGDLLALRARASNGQTGVRVVLGSHEVKDAAPASGLVATGRAGTLDAMEWVALAKGGGEGGSLPLRHIDVTAERLLMIGSVFPDTRLQLAPAQQALAVSLDGDALSGALLVPDAKGAAIAGKLARMHWRKAPAPDGAAAVAPAGDTGDEFNPADIPPLSLDIEDLRFGDARLGAAKLRTRQQADGMHVDQLQLRSPGQHIDVSGQWTGVGAAARTRFAAEVKSENFGVLMDDLGLGDRIGGGHGQITAEAGWPGSPAAFRLASLEGSVKLAARDGHLLEVEPGAGRVLGLLSVAEVRRRLMLDFSDFFSKGFAFNRIDGDVRIAGGLARSDNLVIDGPAAEIRIRGDTDLRSERFDQTVDVKPKSANVLTAVGAVAGGPIGAAVGAVANAVLKKPLAEMGAKTYRVTGPWKSPKVEVVGREQSRVRPYDRADSAGAP, encoded by the coding sequence ATGCCCACACCGCTGCGCCGTCGCCTGCGTCTGGCCCGTCGGGGTGCCGTCTACGGCGCCGCGGTCGTGCTGGTGTGCATGGCCGTGGTGCTCGGCATCGCCAGCCAGGTATTGCCGCTGGCCGAGCGCCATCCGGACCGCATCGCGGCCTGGCTCAGCGAGCGCGCAGGCCGTCCGGTGGCCTTCGACGCGGTGAAGACCCGATGGACGCGCCGTGGGCCGCTGCTGCAGCTGGATGGGCTGCGGCTGGGAGCGGGCGACAGCGGTGTGCGCATCGGCCAGGCCGAGGTGCTGGTGTCGATGTATGGCGGCCTGTTGCCGGGGCGTTCGTTCACCGAGCTGCGCCTGCGCGGGCTGGCCTTGACGCTGCAGCGTGCCGACGATGGCGCGTGGTCCGTGCGAGGCCTGCCCGGCCAGCAACAGGCGGACGGCGATCCGCTGTCCAGTCTGGAAGGCCTGGGCGAGTTGCAGGTGATCGACGGGCGCCTGGCCATCATCGCGCCGTCGCTGGGCTGGGATATCCGGGTGCCCGACATCGACCTGCGCCTGCGCGTGCAGGGCGACCGCGTGCGCGCGGGCACGCGCGCCTGGATCCGCAAGGACGCGGCGCCGCTCAACGTCGCCGTCGATTTCGACCGCAAGGCGGGCAACGGCCGCGCCTACCTGGATGTCGTCGCTGAGGACATCGGCGCCTGGGCACCGCTGCTGCGCTATGCCGGTGTCGTGGCCGAACGCGGCAATGGCCGGGTGCGCGCATGGACGGAGCTGCGTCGGCATCGCGTGGTGCTGGTGACCGCGGACGCGCAACTGCGCCAGGTCGGCCTGCGCGGCGTTCCGCTGCCGGCCTCCACCGCGCCGACCCGCCTGGCGTTCGACCAACTGGAAGGCCGCATGCGCTGGCGGCTGGTGAACGGCGGCTGGCGCCTGGATGCGCCGCGCCTGCGAGTCGGCAGCGCACCGGCGGTGCAGACGCTGGACGGCCTGGTGCTGGCCGGCGGCGCGCGCTATGCGTTGCTGGCGGACGAAGTGGACGCCGCCCCGCTGTTCGCGGTGCTGGGATTGAGCGACCGGGTCGAACCCGGCCTGCGTCGCTGGCTGGTGCAGGCCAGGCCGGGCGCGCGGCTGGCGCGGCTTGCGCTGGCGGGCCGTCGTGATGGCGCGATGCAGGGCGAAGGCACGCTGCGCGACATCTCGTTCGCCCCGGTCGGCGATGCGCCCGGACTCAGCGGGCTGGCGGGCGACTTCGACGGCGATGCGGCCGGATTCCGCCTGAAGCTCGATCCGGCGTCGCGCATGCGGTTCGACTGGCCACGCGGGTTCGCGGTGGTCCACGACGTCAGGCTGCAGGGCGAGGTGCTGGGCTGGCGCGAGGGCCAGGGCTGGCGCGTGGGCACGCCGGCGCTGCGCGTGCAGGGCAAGGACTACGCCGCCGACGTGCGCGGCGGCCTGTGGTTCCAGGGGGATGGCACGCGCCCGTGGATCGATTTGGCCGCCGATCTCGACGACGCGCCGGTGCCGGCGGCCAAGGGCTTCTGGATCCACCACAAGATGTCCAAGGTCGCCGTGGACTGGTTGAATGGCGCGCTGGTCGGCGGCATGGTGCGCGAGGGACGCGCCATCGTCACCGGCGATCTCGACGACTGGCCGTTCACCCGCCAGAACGGCCGCTTCGAAGCCGTGGCGCGCATCGAGGGCGGGCAGTTCAAGTTCCAGCACGAGTGGCCGCAGGTGGAGCAGGTGCACGGCGATATCGCCTTCATCGGCAACGGCTTCCTGCTGAAGGCGCGCGGCATGCTCGCCGACGTCGCGGTTCCGGCGTTCGAAGCCGGCATCGCCGACTTCCGCCAGGGCGACCTGAAGATCACCGCGCGCACCGACACCGATGCGGGCAAGCTGCTGGCGATGTTGCGGCAGAGCCCGTTGCGCAAGAGCTACGCCGATACGCTGGACCACCTGCAGGCGAAGGGACCGGTGGCGGCGACCTTCGACCTGCTGCAGCCGCTGCACGCCGACGAACAGGCACGCCGCAAGCTGGCCGGTACGGTGGATCTGAAGGGTGCGCGGCTGGCGGAGAAACGCTGGGACCTGGTGTTCGAGAACGTTCGCGGCAAGGCCAAGTACGACGATGGCGGCTTCGCGTCGGGGCCGCTGCAGGTCGTGCACGAGGGTCAGGCGGGCGTGCTCGGGCTGCGCGCCGGCAGTGGCACGCGCGACCGCCGCCAGGCGTTCGAGGCGGACCTGTCCACCGTGGTGGATGCCGATCGCCTGCTGGACCGCGCGCCCGAGATGGCATGGCTGAAGCCTTACATGGACGGCCGTTCGTCGTGGACGGTGGGCGTGGAGATTCCGCGCAGCGCCGCCGGCAGGCCGCAGGCGCCGACCCAGCTCAACCTCACCTCCGACCTGGTGGGCACCGCGATGAGCCTGCCGGCGCCGCTGCGCAAGGCGCCCGGCTCGCCGCTGAAAACCATCGTTCGCGCGCCGCTGCCGATGGGCAGCGGGCAGATCGACGTGGCGTTCGGAGACCTGCTGGCATTGCGCGCACGCGCCAGCAACGGCCAGACCGGCGTGCGTGTCGTATTGGGCAGCCATGAAGTGAAGGACGCCGCGCCGGCGTCCGGACTGGTCGCGACCGGCCGCGCCGGCACGCTGGATGCGATGGAATGGGTGGCGCTGGCCAAGGGCGGCGGCGAAGGCGGATCGCTGCCGTTGCGCCATATCGACGTCACCGCCGAGCGCCTGTTGATGATCGGCTCGGTGTTCCCCGATACGCGCCTGCAGCTGGCACCCGCGCAGCAGGCGCTGGCGGTGTCGCTGGATGGCGATGCGCTGTCCGGCGCGCTGCTGGTCCCCGACGCGAAGGGCGCGGCCATCGCCGGCAAGCTGGCGCGCATGCATTGGCGCAAGGCACCCGCGCCCGACGGCGCTGCCGCCGTCGCGCCCGCAGGGGATACCGGCGACGAGTTCAACCCGGCGGACATCCCGCCGCTGTCGCTGGACATCGAAGACCTGCGTTTCGGCGACGCGCGCCTGGGTGCGGCCAAACTGCGCACGCGCCAGCAGGCCGACGGCATGCACGTCGACCAGTTGCAGCTGCGTTCGCCAGGCCAGCATATCGACGTGAGCGGGCAGTGGACCGGCGTGGGTGCGGCGGCCCGCACCCGTTTCGCCGCCGAGGTGAAGAGCGAGAACTTCGGCGTGCTGATGGACGACCTTGGCCTGGGCGACCGCATCGGTGGCGGCCACGGGCAGATCACCGCCGAAGCGGGTTGGCCCGGCAGTCCGGCGGCGTTCCGCCTGGCGTCGCTGGAAGGCAGCGTGAAGCTGGCCGCGCGCGATGGCCACCTGCTGGAAGTCGAGCCCGGCGCGGGCCGCGTGCTGGGCCTGCTGAGCGTGGCGGAAGTGCGGCGCCGGCTGATGCTCGACTTCAGCGACTTCTTCTCGAAGGGGTTCGCGTTCAACCGCATCGATGGCGACGTGCGCATCGCCGGCGGGCTGGCCCGCAGCGACAACCTGGTGATCGACGGACCCGCGGCGGAGATCCGGATCCGCGGCGATACCGACCTGCGCAGCGAGCGCTTCGACCAGACCGTCGACGTGAAGCCCAAGTCCGCCAACGTGCTGACCGCGGTCGGCGCCGTCGCCGGCGGCCCCATCGGCGCGGCGGTCGGCGCCGTGGCCAATGCGGTGCTGAAGAAGCCGCTGGCCGAAATGGGCGCCAAGACCTACCGGGTCACCGGCCCGTGGAAATCGCCCAAGGTCGAGGTGGTGGGACGCGAACAGTCGCGGGTCCGCCCGTACGACCGCGCCGACAGCGCCGGCGCCCCCTGA